The following coding sequences are from one Coffea arabica cultivar ET-39 chromosome 11e, Coffea Arabica ET-39 HiFi, whole genome shotgun sequence window:
- the LOC113717972 gene encoding protein NRT1/ PTR FAMILY 5.5-like isoform X1 codes for MAFLRIMVLLWADMLATYVMWIMQTYLTNVWKLGFTHAARIMNIYTGLTKFLPLVLFIFVDAGLGNYWNLLLSSTAFSIGLGFLSMSTPPVLHKATGTSKGYEPNCLGHTQKALFYTALALIAVGLSGHVVSLVAFADNQIEKKPDEPKVNEPKFERSSKSFLYKFRRGPDGKLKYMPNLRTPSFMVNYHKRKKQQQQGESTPKTEVDISQLQFQPIEAMLALVQKERVKLLGACFIILVPVIGLIALPYIKPWSLRFGIPAICTLVATLAFLQGTGSYKGESKPDGSPVTNVLRVFVASTRKMFEDPKQYSELYENQDTNTPKLPHTKGLLSFLDKAAIQLTTEIEEPEKHRLRLCTRTEVEETKIIIRMMPIRITFVICGLITSVGNTYFVEQANHMNYKIGKLKLPNSVNLVFYEISKSLIKLIYTAIGRCLRGARKEKYAPSIGIALATIFSVLCCITASGIETRRIHVIRSHGLLDKPEDKIPLSVFVLLPQ; via the exons ATGGCATTTCTCAGAATAATGG TTCTGTTATGGGCAGATATGCTTGCAACATATGTGATGTGGATAATGCAGACATACTTAACAAATGTTTGGAAACTTGGATTTACTCATGCTGCTAGAATCATGAATATTTACACTGGCCTAACTAAATTTCTGCCATTAGTGCTTTTCATCTTTGTGGATGCTGGCCTTGGTAACTACTGGAATCTGCTCCTCTCAAGTACAGCCTTTTCAATT GGTTTGGGATTTCTATCAATGTCAACACCACCAGTTCTACACAAGGCCACAGGGACCAGTAAAGGTTACGAGCCAAATTGCCTTGGTCATACACAAAAGGCCCTCTTTTACACAGCTTTAGCATTGATAGCAGTTGGATTAAGTGGACATGTTGTCTCACTGGTTGCATTCGCAGACAATCAGATTGAAAAGAAGCCAGATGAACCTAAAGTCAACGAGCCGAAGTTTGAACGAAGCTCAAAGTCCTTCCTATACAAGTTCAGGAGAGGGCCTGATGGAAAATTGAAATATATGCCAAACTTACGAACCCCATCTTTCATGGTCAATTATCACAAGAGAaagaagcagcagcagcaagGTGAGAGTACTCCAAAAACTGAAGTTGATATATCACAACTTCAATTCCAACCAATAGAAGCAATGCTGGCCCTTGTGCAAAAAGAGCGAGTGAAACTCCTTGGCGCTTGTTTTATAATCCTTGTCCCTGTTATTGGTTTAATTGCTCTACCATATATAAAACCATGGTCACTTCGGTTTGGTATCCCAGCAATATGTACATTGGTGGCAACCCTTGCATTTCTGCAGGGTACAGGTTCATACAAAGGGGAAAGTAAACCAGATGGAAGTCCAGTAACCAATGTTTTAAGAGTCTTTGTGGCCTCCACACGCAAAATGTTTGAAGATCCTAAGCAATATTCAGAGCTTTATGAGAATCAAGACACCAACACTCCAAAATTGCCTCATACCAAGGGACTACTCAG TTTCTTAGACAAGGCTGCCATCCAATTGACGACTGAAATTGAAGAACCAGAAAAGCATAGATTGAGACTGTGCACTCGGACAGAAGTGGAGGAGACAAAAATCATAATCCGCATGATGCCAATTAGGATCACCTTTGTAATTTGTGGTCTCATTACTTCTGTTGGAAACACATACTTCGTAGAGCAAGCAAACCACATGAATTATAAGATTGGAAAACTAAAGTTGCCTAACTCAGTCAATCTGGTGTTCTATGAAATATCAAAGTCACTGATTAAGTTAATTTACACTGCTATTGGAAGGTGCTTAAGAGGAGCACGCAAAGAAAAGTATGCCCCCTCAATTGGCATTGCGCTTGCTACAATCTTCTCAGTGTTATGTTGCATAACTGCTTCTGGAATCGAAACTCGAAGGATACATGTGATCAGAAGTCATGGACTGCTAGATAAACCGGAAGATAAGATCCCTTTGAGTGTGTTTGTGCTTCTTCCACAATAG
- the LOC113717558 gene encoding receptor-like protein EIX2, with the protein MTSLVHLDLSSNHFCNASSLTYLDLSFNNLQGSIPSEIGQLINLTYLDLSHNNVQGSIPSEIRPLSKLTNLSLSGNSLNGTIPTNLGQLTKLQAFDVGYNSVTGVLSEDHFAKLRELKSLGLSVNSLALNVSSSWVPPFQLHEIRMGSIIVGPRFPAWLRTQKEVEELDMRNASISDTIPSWFRVLCHNITSLDLSSNSLTGNPLEFKSFPQLEDLDLSHNFLTGHIPQLQHALVVLALNDNRFTGTIPEDLCKLEYLESLDLSNNHLSGRVPLCLGNLRDLQYLFLENNSLSGQIPSSLGNLLQLSYLHLNGNKFVGKLPASMQHLSNLLILDLGDNGLKDTIPAWIGDRLSKLKFLRFQSNNFHGPISDTLCQLSHLQVLNLAHNNLSGFIPRCFNNITAMVSGLDGGYTIDSVESLQDIKGGREVQYSQDSLRLVNSVSLSANNLVGEIPDEIMELVQLQVLNLSQNHLTGRIPKKIGNLKQLETLDLSMNELFGAIPESLSDLYSLNSLNLSHNKLSGPIPSGNQLQTLTDPSIYEGNSGLCGKPLPNNCWEHKLPTKNGPIDDDEGHRESDWSWFYAGIGPGFAAGLSGVLGILLFKKSWRYAYFKFIESACDKIWVKTTRPRRNFR; encoded by the exons ATGACCTCTCTCGTTCATCTCGATCTatcttcaaaccacttttgtaATGCAAGCAGTCTTACTTATTTGGATCTGAGTTTTAATAATTTGCAAGGGTCAATACCAAGTGAAATAGGCCAACTTATAAATCTTACTTATTTGGATCTGAGTCACAATAATGTGCAAGGGTCAATACCAAGTGAAATAAGGCCGCTTTCAAAATTAACTAACCTATCATTGTCTGGTAACAGCTTAAATGGTACCATACCGACCAATCTTGGGCAGCTAACGAAGCTACAAGCATTTGACGTTGGTTACAATTCAGTAACTGGTGTCCTATCTGAAGACCATTTTGCGAAACTCCGAGAGCTGAAGTCACTGGGCCTATCCGTAAACTCACTCGCGCTGAACGTGAGCTCCTCGTGGGTTCCTCCTTTTCAACTCCATGAAATTCGGATGGGATCCATCATTGTGGGACCCAGGTTTCCAGCTTGGCTTCGGACGCAGAAGGAGGTTGAGGAGTTAGACATGCGGAACGCGAGCATTTCAGATACCATACCCAGCTGGTTTCGAGTGCTTTGTCATAATATTACGTCATTAGATCTCTCCAGCAACAGCCTAACTGGAAATCCTTTGGAGTTCAAATCTTTTCCGCAGCTTGAAGATTTAGATCTTTCACACAATTTTCTTACTGGACATATTCCGCAGCTTCAACATGCGCTGGTGGTTCTCGCACTAAATGATAACCGTTTCACAG GTACTATCCCTGAAGACTTGTGCAAGTTGGAATATTTAGAATCTCTAGATCTATCCAACAATCATCTGTCCGGAAGAGTTCCTCTGTGTCTAGGAAACTTGCGAGACCTGCAGTACCTATTCTTGGAAAATAACAGTCTATCCGGTCAAATTCCGAGTTCACTGGGTAACTTGTTGCAACTTTCTTATCTGCATTTGAATGGAAATAAATTCGTTGGGAAGCTCCCTGCCTCGATGCAGCATCTGAGCAATTTGCTAATTCTTGATCTCGGTGACAATGGACTGAAGGATACTATACCAGCTTGGATTGGGGATAGGTTATCAAAGTTAAAGTTTCTAAGATTTCAGTCAAATAACTTCCATGGACCCATTTCCGATACACTCTGCCAACTCTCACATCTTCAAGTGCTGAACTTAGCACATAATAACTTGAGTGGATTTATTCCTCGCTGCTTTAACAACATTACTGCCATGGTATCAGGTCTAGATGGAGGTTACACCATTGATTCAGTAGAAAGCCTTCAAGACATTAAGGGAGGAAGAGAAGTTCAGTATTCACAAGACAGCCTTCGGCTTGTTAATTCCGTAAGCCTCTCAGCAAATAATTTAGTTGGCGAGATCCCTGATGAGATAATGGAACTGGTTCAATTGCAAGTTTTGAATCTTTCACAAAATCATTTGACTGGAAGGATCCCCAAGAAGATTGGCAACTTGAAGCAACTTGAAACACTTGATCTATCAATGAATGAACTCTTCGGTGCAATCCCTGAAAGCTTATCTGATTTGTACTCATTGAACTCTCTCAATTTGTCACACAATAAACTTTCAGGGCCAATACCATCAGGAAATCAGCTTCAAACCTTGACCGATCCATCCATCTATGAAGGAAACAGTGGACTCTGTGGCAAACCGCTCCCAAACAACTGCTGGGAACACAAATTGCCTACCAAAAATGGGCCTATTGATGATGATGAAGGCCACAGGGAATCTGATTGGTCTTGGTTTTATGCTGGAATAGGACCGGGTTTTGCTGCCGGGCTGTCAGGAGTTTTGGGAATCCTTCTCTTCAAGAAGTCATGGCGCTATGCATACTTCAAGTTTATAGAAAGTGCCTGTGACAAAATCTGGGTAAAGACTACTCGCCCGCGGAGGAATTTCCGTTGA
- the LOC113718484 gene encoding receptor-like protein EIX1 translates to MYDDYHCTNCLGGQLSPSLVNLTNLRYLDMSSNDFSGIQVPAFLGLLKNLRYLNLSSAGFDGEIPHHLGNLSHLRYLDLGWNSLSTKDLGWIAGLSSLEGLVLSKLNLAAAQDGL, encoded by the coding sequence ATGTATGATGATTATCACTGCACAAATTGCTTGGGAGGCCAATTAAGTCCATCTTTGgtcaatttgaccaatttgcgATACTTGGACATGAGCTCAAATGATTTTTCAGGAATCCAAGTTCCTGCATTCTTGGGATTGTTGAAAAACTTGAGATACCTCAATCTCTCAAGTGCAGGATTTGATGGTGAAATTCCCCACCATTTAGGAAACCTCTCACATTTACGGTATTTAGATCTTGGGTGGAATTCATTGAGCACTAAGGATCTCGGGTGGATTGCTGGGCTCTCTTCTCTAGAAGGTCTAGTCCTGTCTAAGTTGAACCTTGCAGCCGCTCAAGATGGATTATAG
- the LOC113717972 gene encoding protein NRT1/ PTR FAMILY 5.5-like isoform X2: MAFLRIMVLLWADMLATYVMWIMQTYLTNVWKLGFTHAARIMNIYTGLTKFLPLVLFIFVDAGLGNYWNLLLSSTAFSIGLGFLSMSTPPVLHKATGTSKDNQIEKKPDEPKVNEPKFERSSKSFLYKFRRGPDGKLKYMPNLRTPSFMVNYHKRKKQQQQGESTPKTEVDISQLQFQPIEAMLALVQKERVKLLGACFIILVPVIGLIALPYIKPWSLRFGIPAICTLVATLAFLQGTGSYKGESKPDGSPVTNVLRVFVASTRKMFEDPKQYSELYENQDTNTPKLPHTKGLLSFLDKAAIQLTTEIEEPEKHRLRLCTRTEVEETKIIIRMMPIRITFVICGLITSVGNTYFVEQANHMNYKIGKLKLPNSVNLVFYEISKSLIKLIYTAIGRCLRGARKEKYAPSIGIALATIFSVLCCITASGIETRRIHVIRSHGLLDKPEDKIPLSVFVLLPQ, translated from the exons ATGGCATTTCTCAGAATAATGG TTCTGTTATGGGCAGATATGCTTGCAACATATGTGATGTGGATAATGCAGACATACTTAACAAATGTTTGGAAACTTGGATTTACTCATGCTGCTAGAATCATGAATATTTACACTGGCCTAACTAAATTTCTGCCATTAGTGCTTTTCATCTTTGTGGATGCTGGCCTTGGTAACTACTGGAATCTGCTCCTCTCAAGTACAGCCTTTTCAATT GGTTTGGGATTTCTATCAATGTCAACACCACCAGTTCTACACAAGGCCACAGGGACCAGTAAAG ACAATCAGATTGAAAAGAAGCCAGATGAACCTAAAGTCAACGAGCCGAAGTTTGAACGAAGCTCAAAGTCCTTCCTATACAAGTTCAGGAGAGGGCCTGATGGAAAATTGAAATATATGCCAAACTTACGAACCCCATCTTTCATGGTCAATTATCACAAGAGAaagaagcagcagcagcaagGTGAGAGTACTCCAAAAACTGAAGTTGATATATCACAACTTCAATTCCAACCAATAGAAGCAATGCTGGCCCTTGTGCAAAAAGAGCGAGTGAAACTCCTTGGCGCTTGTTTTATAATCCTTGTCCCTGTTATTGGTTTAATTGCTCTACCATATATAAAACCATGGTCACTTCGGTTTGGTATCCCAGCAATATGTACATTGGTGGCAACCCTTGCATTTCTGCAGGGTACAGGTTCATACAAAGGGGAAAGTAAACCAGATGGAAGTCCAGTAACCAATGTTTTAAGAGTCTTTGTGGCCTCCACACGCAAAATGTTTGAAGATCCTAAGCAATATTCAGAGCTTTATGAGAATCAAGACACCAACACTCCAAAATTGCCTCATACCAAGGGACTACTCAG TTTCTTAGACAAGGCTGCCATCCAATTGACGACTGAAATTGAAGAACCAGAAAAGCATAGATTGAGACTGTGCACTCGGACAGAAGTGGAGGAGACAAAAATCATAATCCGCATGATGCCAATTAGGATCACCTTTGTAATTTGTGGTCTCATTACTTCTGTTGGAAACACATACTTCGTAGAGCAAGCAAACCACATGAATTATAAGATTGGAAAACTAAAGTTGCCTAACTCAGTCAATCTGGTGTTCTATGAAATATCAAAGTCACTGATTAAGTTAATTTACACTGCTATTGGAAGGTGCTTAAGAGGAGCACGCAAAGAAAAGTATGCCCCCTCAATTGGCATTGCGCTTGCTACAATCTTCTCAGTGTTATGTTGCATAACTGCTTCTGGAATCGAAACTCGAAGGATACATGTGATCAGAAGTCATGGACTGCTAGATAAACCGGAAGATAAGATCCCTTTGAGTGTGTTTGTGCTTCTTCCACAATAG
- the LOC140004331 gene encoding feruloyl CoA ortho-hydroxylase 1-like, with amino-acid sequence MEVLLKGLNVEEFDEEKESLLTGACTLSLNHYSICPNPELSYGVGPHSDISSITILLQDDVGGLYVRATRAGQWILGDKLQIASNDRYKSIEHCVIPNAAKNRVSVPIFASPKAGGVVGPLPEVLKNGEKPIYKDVPWSDYMKHFYSKGHDGKKTIEFGKI; translated from the coding sequence ATGGAAGTGCTGCTGAAGGGACTGAATGTGGAGGAGtttgatgaagaaaaagaatCTCTCCTGACGGGAGCCTGTACACTCAGCCTTAATCACTACTCTATCTGTCCGAACCCAGAATTGAGTTATGGAGTTGGCCCTCATTCTGATATTTCGAGCATCACTATCCTTCTTCAAGATGATGTGGGCGGTCTCTACGTTCGAGCAACAAGAGCTGGTCAATGGATCCTAGGCGACAAGTTGCAAATTGCGAGCAACGATCGATATAAGAGCATCGAGCATTGTGTGATTCCTAATGCAGCAAAAAACAGGGTTTCTGTGCCTATCTTTGCTTCTCCTAAAGCTGGAGGAGTTGTTGGTCCTTTGCCAGAAGTCCTGAAGAATGGAGAGAAGCCGATTTACAAAGACGTTCCCTGGTCAGATTACATGAAACACTTCTATAGCAAAGGACATGATGGAAAGAAGACAATAGAATTTGGTAAAATATGA
- the LOC113717722 gene encoding bi-functional coumaroyl CoA and feruloyl CoA ortho-hydroxylase F6H2-2-1-like has protein sequence MSSSSLSDPNDLTDFVVKQGNGVKGLSEIDLKTVPRQYVQPPEERLDKNQVVDDESIPVIDVSNWDDPKVAASICEAASKWGFFQIVNHGIPLEVLDNVKEAAHKFFQLPTEDRRKYLKENSPTPTVQLSTSHSPSVEMVLEWKDVLIHFYVPGDESTNLWPPVSK, from the coding sequence ATGTCATCATCATCCCTATCTGATCCTAATGATCTCACAGACTTTGTTGTAAAACAAGGCAATGGGGTCAAGGGCCTTTCAGAAATAGACCTCAAAACCGTTCCGAGGCAATACGTCCAACCCCCAGAAGAAAGACTGGACAAGAATCAAGTAGTGGATGATGAGTCAATACCAGTGATTGATGTATCCAATTGGGATGACCCGAAAGTTGCAGCCTCCATCTGTGAGGCTGCATCCAAGTGGGGTTTCTTCCAAATCGTCAATCATGGGATTCCACTTGAGGTTCTTGACAATGTCAAGGAGGCTGCTCACAAGTTCTTTCAGTTGCCAACTGAGGATAGGAGGAAGTATCTCAAGGAAAATTCTCCTACTCCCACAGTGCAGTTGAGCACTAGCCACAGTCCTTCAGTAGAAATGGTTCTGGAGTGGAAAGATGTTCTGATACATTTTTATGTGCCAGGAGATGAGAGTACAAATTTATGGCCTCCAGTTTCCAAGTAA